GCAAAGATAGCGCAAACCGATCGTAATAAGAAATGAAATTGTATCTTTGCACTGAGAAATATATTCATTATGAAAAAACGAATTACACAAGACGATTACATCAAAGCGAATCGTAAAGCCAGCCGTGAGGCAGAAATCAAAGAGCACGGACACCCCGTTTGTTACAAACGAGTGCATGAGTCAAAGAAAGTATATAACCGCAGAAAGATAAAGGCAGCCGATAAAAAGCTGCCTTATTTTTTTCATTTGGGATAGTGTCGGTATCCCAATGACATAGTGACACCATGAGACAGTGATAGTGACACTATCCTGTTGCGATAGTGACACCATGTTTTATGCAGTTCCTGATAGGCAGAAAGGGCGATTTCCTATACAATTCGCGTCAGTTCTCCAGTAGTGGAGTCTATGATAAACCCGTGCACTTTCACGTCCGACGGAATCAAAGGATGATGAACTATAAAATCGACCGTTCCCCTTACCGACTTCTCCGTATCTTCAAAGCCATCTAGCCAAGAATGAAAATCGACTCCACAAAAACTCATCATATGAATATAATCGGCATTAATACCCCGTGCCTTCATCTTCTCAAGCATTTCTTCACTGTGCATATGGCAGGCTCCACAATCAGAATGGGCAATCACCATTATTTCCTCCACACCTAACTCGAAGATAGCGACAAGCAGACTGCGAATCACACTACCGAAAGGATGGGAAATGACGCCTCCTGCATTCTTGATCATTTTAACGTCTCCGTTCTTAATGCCTAGTGCGGCCGGGAGTAAAGCTGTCAGACGTGTATCCATACAGGATAAGATAGCAATCTTTTTATCGGGATACTTATTCGTTATATATTCTTTATATCCCTCGTTCTTAACGAACTCTCTGTTATAAGCAAGCATTTCTTCTATCATAGCGCTATTTTGTTTGGACACACAAAAATAAAGAAAATAATAAAAAGCTGTATCAGGAAACAATGAAAATATACCGGAAATCCTTTTTAAACTTTTACGCAGGATACAGGTATGGAAACAAAGAGCCGGACAAGAGAAATCTCCTGCCCGGCTCCTATTAATTATGCTTGATTATTAATTAACTGATTAATAACCGGCGTTTTGTCCGAATTCTGCCGGATTATTGATCGCATCCAGATATTTCGTAGGAATAGGACGCAAATAGAATTCTTTCTTAAAGTGCTCAGCAGCACGCTTATTATAAGCAGCCAAACGAGTCTCAAAAGCAGCATTACGTTTCAGCAAATACCAGCGGGCACATTCGCCACAAAGTTCACGGGCATATTCATCGAAAATATAATTCAGATCCACTTGCGACTCACTGACCGTACCGGCACCGGCACGCGTACGGAGTACATTAATATATTTGGCAGCATCTCCCTTGTTCAAGCGTACCGATGCTTCAGCAGCAATCAGGTAAACTTCCGCCATACGCATGATCATCACATCCACAGTTTTTCTCTGAACGTCTCTGCCGACAAACTTATTACCCGGCATATTGAATTTAGAAAGAGCCGGATAAATAGATAACCACAAAGCACTGGCAGCACTAGGCTTGTCATAGGTAGCCCTGGCTGTTCCATTCTCATCGTAAAGATCGAAAACATTAAGAACCAACCCCGGATATTGAGCTTTTTCCTCTTCTGTCAGCGTCTTCAAAGAACAATAAACGGCATATTGATGAGCTTCTGCCGGATCTAAAGGCATAGCAGGATGAAGAATATTACCATCTGTTTTATCCTGAGTAGTCTTCGCTGTTCCATCTGCATTCCAGATAGCCAGCTGGCAGTAATTAGCATCGGCTGTACTATTGGATTCCAAGTTAAAATGAGGATAAACTTTCTTACCTATATTAGATGCGGGAATACCAAATTTAGTAGCAAGTGTGCTTGTGATTTCTTTGGCACACGCTGAACCTCCATATTCATAAGTCGCCCCCCATGCCGGTATAGAATAAGACGAGTAAGCTGAAATAAATGAATAACGAAAACGAGAGTCGTTCATATCAGCAGCAAAACAGTCCATCAGATATTTGGATGGCAGGAAGATATTACTGTTCGGACGACCGTAAACGAAGTTTGAAGTCTTGTCTACCAAACCCAGATCCGTATATGTTCCCAACGAAGGTAAGAAGTGACGGAACATTTCACTTTGTGAGTAGTTACCATTGGTGTAAGCGTCCGAATTTCTTTCGGCACCCGCAGCAATGAACAGAGCTTCTTCATTGTTACGATTATTATTTTCGTTGAATACATCGGCAAAAGCAGGATGCATATACCACTCATAAATCGCTTTATTATTAATCATGGTTGTCGCCGTATCATAGGCTTTTTCCAGAAAGCTGACACCATCGGTATCTTTCAGATCATAACCGGCACCATTAATATATGCACGTGCCAATAATCCCATCGCCGATTTCTTTGTAACGCGGCTATAGTAATCACTGAAACTTACAGGCAGATTCTCTACGGCAAACTTCAGGTCTTCGATAATGGCAGCATAAATTTCGGGAACGGTAGAACGGTGAGCATCAAAAGAAATATTCTCGCTATCGGCAGCCTTCAACTGCAAATCGACATTTCCAAACTGCTCCACCAGATTCATATAATAGTAAGCACGCAGACATCTGGCCTGTGCCACACATTCATTAATTTCAGTCTCATCCCCTGTCACATTCTCAGCTCCGTCAATCACAATATTACAGCTGTTGATACACAGATAAGAATATTGCCACACTTTATAATAATAGCTATCATCGGTTTTCATACCGTTATAACTATGATAACGCTGATAGCTGGAGCCCGATTTAGGTTCTTCCCAAATAT
This sequence is a window from Bacteroides thetaiotaomicron VPI-5482. Protein-coding genes within it:
- a CDS encoding beta-class carbonic anhydrase; this translates as MIEEMLAYNREFVKNEGYKEYITNKYPDKKIAILSCMDTRLTALLPAALGIKNGDVKMIKNAGGVISHPFGSVIRSLLVAIFELGVEEIMVIAHSDCGACHMHSEEMLEKMKARGINADYIHMMSFCGVDFHSWLDGFEDTEKSVRGTVDFIVHHPLIPSDVKVHGFIIDSTTGELTRIV
- a CDS encoding RagB/SusD family nutrient uptake outer membrane protein, with product MKKIYSLVLLVAGVFSWGSCSLDEVNPNNSGQFSDGSYTLETYKAFTNSCYTALINNIYQSSDYLVCTEAGTDIWEEPKSGSSYQRYHSYNGMKTDDSYYYKVWQYSYLCINSCNIVIDGAENVTGDETEINECVAQARCLRAYYYMNLVEQFGNVDLQLKAADSENISFDAHRSTVPEIYAAIIEDLKFAVENLPVSFSDYYSRVTKKSAMGLLARAYINGAGYDLKDTDGVSFLEKAYDTATTMINNKAIYEWYMHPAFADVFNENNNRNNEEALFIAAGAERNSDAYTNGNYSQSEMFRHFLPSLGTYTDLGLVDKTSNFVYGRPNSNIFLPSKYLMDCFAADMNDSRFRYSFISAYSSYSIPAWGATYEYGGSACAKEITSTLATKFGIPASNIGKKVYPHFNLESNSTADANYCQLAIWNADGTAKTTQDKTDGNILHPAMPLDPAEAHQYAVYCSLKTLTEEEKAQYPGLVLNVFDLYDENGTARATYDKPSAASALWLSIYPALSKFNMPGNKFVGRDVQRKTVDVMIMRMAEVYLIAAEASVRLNKGDAAKYINVLRTRAGAGTVSESQVDLNYIFDEYARELCGECARWYLLKRNAAFETRLAAYNKRAAEHFKKEFYLRPIPTKYLDAINNPAEFGQNAGY